The proteins below come from a single Triticum aestivum cultivar Chinese Spring chromosome 5D, IWGSC CS RefSeq v2.1, whole genome shotgun sequence genomic window:
- the LOC123124482 gene encoding transcription factor MYB83: MRKPVECPATKCSGGAAPGNSNVAAAAAKLRKGLWSPEEDERLVAYMLRSGQGSWSDVARNAGLQRCGKSCRLRWINYLRPDLKRGAFSPQEEDLIVNLHAILGNRWSQIAARLPGRTDNEIKNFWNSTIKKRLKMNSAASSPATTECASPPEPKLDGGSASCLDLTSLEDGSHHGMKSMWRMDSSSSSSSSSSIQQQSRPSTMAPAANRGYGGLLLPLPDQFCGIAPSTHTSVPPFFHDHSSFKQVSPLRTGGYYPHGMAMEGGGGCFMGEEAVGTGGEHSVLFNVPPLLEPMAVALQDQTLMASTGNGDNNHRNTNSTAEGTTLSSKNGCNINDDNNSKNNINSVVSYWEQHGHQQHMSRNVVMGEWDLEELMKDVSCLPFLDFQVE; encoded by the exons ATGAGGAAGCCCGTGGAGTGCCCGGCGACGAAGTGCAGCGGTGGGGCGGCGCCAGGAAACAGCAATGTGGCTGcagcggcggcgaagctgcggAAGGGGctgtggtcgccggaggaggacgaGAGGCTGGTGGCGTACATGCTGCGGAGCGGGCAGGGGTCGTGGAGCGACGTGGCACGCAACGCCGGCCTGCAGCGGTGCGGCAAGAGCTGCCGCCTCCGGTGGATCAACTACCTCCGTCCGGACCTCAAGCGCGGCGCCTTCTCGCCACAGGAGGAAGACCTCATCGTCAACCTCCATGCCATCCTCGGCAACAG ATGGTCTCAGATCGCAGCCAGGTTACCGGGGCGCACCGACAACGAGATCAAGAACTTCTGGAACTCCACTATCAAGAAGCGGCTAAAGATGAACTCGGCGGCTTCGTCTCCGGCGACCACGGAATGTGCGTCACCGCCCGAGCCCAAGCTCGACGGCGGCAGTGCCAGCTGCCTCGACCTCACCAGCCTAGAAGATGGGAGCCACCACGGAATGAAGAGCATGTGGCGGATggactcatcctcctcctcctcttcttcatcatccataCAGCAGCAGAGCCGACCGTCAACAATGGCTCCGGCGGCAAACAGGGGCTATGGGGGCCTCCTCCTGCCCCTCCCGGACCAATTCTGCGGCATCGCACCTTCTACCCACACGTCGGTGCCGCCGTTCTTCCACGACCATTCATCGTTTAAGCAGGTTTCTCCCTTGCGGACTGGTGGCTACTACCCCCACGGAATGGCAATGGAAGGAGGAGGCGGCTGCTTCATGGGAGAAGAAGCTGTAGGCACAGGAGGCGAACATAGTGTCCTCTTCAACGTGCCCCCTCTACTAGAGCCCATGGCAGTAGCATTGCAAGACCAAACCTTAATGGCATCAACTGGTAACGGCGACAACAACCATAGAAACACTAACAGTACTGCTGAGGGCACCACACTGAGCAGCAAAAATGGCTGCAACATCAATGACGACAACAACAGCAAGAACAACATCAACAGTGTGGTCTCGTACTGGGAGCAGCATGGCCACCAGCAGCACATGAGCAGGAACGTAGTCATGGGGGAGTGGGACTTGGAGGAGCTGATGAAAGACGTGTCATGCTTGCCTTTCCTTGATTTCCAAGTTGAGTGA